Proteins encoded in a region of the Coffea eugenioides isolate CCC68of chromosome 4, Ceug_1.0, whole genome shotgun sequence genome:
- the LOC113768931 gene encoding codeine O-demethylase-like, giving the protein MADALKPDELAINSNVFPQKPTIKGIESINNATFPLLQIPIVNIGILNSSLSSEVEVELRKLCSALGSSGYFQAINHGMSTSFLDEVLEITRAFFNLPLEEKQKYPRVSIELEGYGNNTHKNYQTLGWNERLHLNVLPETARNSGKWPQSPENFRRVLLEYTEKLRVMNEIILKAMAKSLNLEENCLLNQFGENPRAVFGFNFYPPCPLMPDVFYAATPHSDASMTSFILQDKEVEGLQVLKNNQWHRTPLTPDAIVVNVGDQVEIMSNGIFRSPVHRVPTNNKRERISLAVFFGPEPSIEIKPAEGLIDDKNPRRVLLEYTEKLRVLNEIILKAMAKSLNLDENCFLHQFGGNPRLLSTFNFYPPCPWPDVLDANKPHADPSGITLILQDDEVEGLQVLKKNQWHRTPLTPDAIVVNGGDQVEIMSNGVFKSPIHRVPTNNKRERISLAFFFCPEPSSGEIKPAEGLIDDKNPRLYKNVIDYLRHFRENIQHRIARPLDALKI; this is encoded by the exons ATGGCTGATGCACTAAAACCTGATGAATTGGCCATCAATTCCAATGTCTTCCCCCAAAAACCTACCATCAAAGGCATTGAAAGCATCAATAATGCCACCTTTCCACTTTTGCAGATTCCAATTGTCAACATTGGCATTCTTAATTCTTCTCTTTCATCTGAAGTGGAGGTGGAACTAAGGAAACTGTGCTCAGCTCTGGGTTCATCTGGTTATTTTCAG GCAATTAATCATGGAATGAGTACTTCATTCCTAGATGAAGTGCTGGAAATCACAAGAGCATTCTTTAACCTTCCATTGGAGGAGAAACAGAAATATCCCAGAGTTTCCATTGAATTGGAGGGTTATGGGAATAACACTCACAAAAACTATCAAACCCTTGGATGGAATGAACGGCTCCATCTTAATGTGCTCCCTGAAACTGCCAGGAACTCTGGAAAATGGCCACAAAGTCctgaaaatttcag GAGGGTTTTGCTTGAATACACAGAAAAACTGAGGGTGATGAATGAAATCATTCTTAAAGCTATGGCAAAGTCACTAAACTTGGAGGAGAATTGTTTGCTGAATCAATTTGGAGAAAATCCACGAGCTGTGTTCGGTTTTAATTTCTATCCACCATGTCCATTGATGCCGGATGTTTTTTATGCTGCCACGCCCCATTCAGATGCGTCTATGACTAGCTTTATCTTGCAAGATAAAGAAGTGGAAGGCCTTCAAGTCTTGAAAAATAACCAGTGGCATAGAACTCCGCTTACTCCGGATGCCATTGTCGTCAATGTTGGTGATCAAGTTGAG ATAATGAGTAATGGGATATTTAGAAGTCCAGTCCACAGAGTTCCAACAAACAACAAAAGGGAGAGAATATCTCTTGCCGTTTTCTTTGGTCCTGAACCTTCGATCGAAATCAAACCAGCGGAGGGACTCATTGATGATAAAAATCCGAG GAGGGTTTTGCTTGAGTACACAGAAAAACTGAGGGTGTTGAATGAAATCATTCTTAAAGCTATGGCAAAGTCACTAAACTTGGATGAGAATTGTTTTCTGCATCAATTTGGAGGAAATCCGAGATTGCTTTCGACTTTTAATTTCTATCCTCCATGTCCATGGCCGGATGTTTTAGATGCCAACAAGCCCCATGCAGATCCGTCTGGGATTACCCTTATCTTGCAAGATGATGAAGTGGAAGGCCTTCAAGTCTTGAAAAAAAATCAGTGGCATAGAACTCCGCTAACTCCAGATGCCATTGTCGTCAATGGTGGTGATCAAGTTGAG ATAATGAGTAACGGCGTATTCAAAAGTCCAATACATAGAGTTCCCACAAACAACAAAAGGGAGAGAATATCGCtagcttttttcttttgtcctGAACCTTCGTCCGGTGAAATCAAACCCGCGGAGGGACTCATTGATGACAAAAATCCGAGATTGTACAAGAATGTCATAGATTATCTTCGACACTTTAGAGAGAACATTCAACATAGGATCGCAAGGCCTTTAGATGCTTTGAAAATTTGA
- the LOC113768932 gene encoding uncharacterized protein LOC113768932 yields MARGGRKCKRTANGLRDEPIEQPPSCHETRQQPPLGTSHENVIEQVQGEAARAPQSPIQNSTLGIMHESGDQVTQQADGGKETTNDSSEVHQKTRGPTFMKEIWGRPKDFPRIEIKLDDNGIPISEKTSFSEFLGSLARNGMYCPIDVESWLKMPRKLKMDMLEVIKERFALPMGLEAWTLRSIGKKWRSWKADLKATYFDPAVPNAEARFQKDIRVREEQWIKLWVYWKSEEAKVKQLGRPPTRVEMFNKFYTHADGTPSSIIVAENLKKMNELKNQLPSESQDPVGRNDIFAQVVGQDKHGHVRLFSDGVNPTDLWEDIPSHNTCYRISVQQQSTLVRLEERLQRQDDEIASLKKMVLVQHGRGSPIDSPRHPSSSSNNVSSQTPSRATRPIRVGNMVSLKSLFDPTKIVAKGYLRSLNPLDEVGGQALGPNWCEIQIQVAMSPHEQLIRPYDLQQTIQDALGAPVAWPCHLVETAEE; encoded by the exons ATGGCCCGTGGAGGTCGAAAATGTAAGCGCACTGCCAATGGATTGAGAGATGAACCAATTGAGCAACCTCCCTCATGTCATGAAACAAGGCAGCAGCCTCCACTTggaacaagccatgaaaatgtAATTGAACAAGTTCAAGGAGAAGCTGCTCGGGCACCTCAATCTCCAATCCAGAATTCTACATTGGGAATAATGCATGAATCAGGTGACCAAGTTACTCAACAAGCTGATGGAG GAAAAGAAACTACAAATGATTCAAGTGAAGTACATCAGAAAACCCGAGGCCCTACATTTATGAAAGAAATTTGGGGTCGGCCTAAGGACTTTCCACGGATTGAGATTAAACTCGATGACAATGGGATCCCAATAAGTGAGAAAACCTCTTTTTCTGAATTCTTGGGCAGTTTGGCTAGGAATGGTATGTATTGTCCAATAGATGTTGAAAGTTGGCTTAAGATGCCAAGGAAACTTAAAATGGACATGTTAGAAGTGATAAAG GAAAGGTTTGCTTTGCCTATGGGACTAGAAGCTTGGACCTTAAGATCTATTGGCAAAAAATGGAGAAGCTGGAAGGCAGATTTAAAGGCTACATATTTTGATCCTGCCGTGCCAAATGCTGAAGCTCGGTTTCAAAAGGACATAAGGGTACGGGAAGAGCAATGGATCAAACTTTGGGTTTATTGGAAAAGTGAAGAAGCAAAG GTCAAACAGTTGGGAAGACCTCCTACTAGAGTAGAAATGTTCAATAAGTTTTATACCCATGCCGATGGAACTCCATCAAGTATCATAGTTGCTGAGAATTTG aaaaaaatgaatgagCTGAAAAATCAGCTTCCATCGGAGTCGCAAGATCCAGTTGGTCGCAATGATATATTTGCCCAGGTGGTTGGGCAAGACAAACATGGTCATGTTCGCTTGTTTAGTGACGGTGTGAATCCAACGGACTTATGGGAAGACATTCCTAGTCATAACACATGTTACCGTATAAGTGTTCAACAACAGTCAACATTGGTCCGTTTGGAGGAAAGGCTTCAGCGACAAGATGATGAAATAGCCAGCTTGAAGAAAATGGTTTTAGTTCAACATGGAAGGGGCTCTCCAATTGACAGCCCGAGAcatccttcatcatcatctAACAATGTGTCAAGCCAAACTCCATCGCGAGCCACGCGACCTATTCGA GTAGGGAATATGGTTTCACTAAAAAGTTTGTTTGACCCAACAAAAATCGTGGCAAAGGGATATTTACGGAGTCTGAATCCATTGGATGAGGTCGGGGGACAAGCTCTTGGGCCAAACTGGTGTGAAATACAGATACAAGTTGCAATGAGTCCACATGAGCAATTGATTAGACCGTATGATTTGCAGCAAACAATTCAAGATGCACTTGGTGCACCAGTTGCTTGGCCTTGTCATTTG GTGGAAACAGCTGAAGAATGA
- the LOC113768933 gene encoding uncharacterized protein LOC113768933, giving the protein MEAYDHLKVVGFIKGYNNWIAHGELSNYYEATSNSENTSIGVSNGTNDMQDLVHDVFGIPHGTNELNREGDFPVSEAEKFYKLIDDSQQDLYSGCKNFSKLSFIIRLLHLKCLGKMSNKIFNMLVELLREAFSEAMTNLPSSYYEAEKLMNTLGLGYEKIDACPNDCSLYWGSAEKRTSCETCNELRWVASENDPTSEKRKIPQKVLWHFPLKSRLQRLFMSSKIASQMRWHEEKRTKDGCMRHPADSPAWQTFDHLHPEFAKDCRNVRLGLASDGFNPFNNMSSTHSTWPVVLIPYNLPPWMCMKQPYFMLSLLIPGPSSPGNNIDVYLQPLVKELTELWDFGIQTYDASQKENFQLHAALLWTISDFPGYAMLSGWSTKDSKHKFRKQAQFFDGTEEHGKRPPLQTGDMIVSELGDLQIKFGKLVKGNPKLPFNWKKRSIFFDLPYWKDNVLRHNLDFMHIEKNVCENIWGTLLDIEDKAKDHYNSRRDLREMGIRKELHPIETEPGKVYLPPSSFAMDKKQKTMFCNVLKKVKVPDGYAANISRCVRVKPPRISGLKSHDNHILMQQLMPIALRKTLPKSVRYPLI; this is encoded by the exons ATGGAAGCATATGATCATTTGAAAGTGGTAGGCTTTATCAAGGGTTATAATAATTGGATAGCACATGGAGAACTTTCAAACTACTATGAAGCCACATCTAATTCTGAAAATACATCAATTGGGGTTTCAAATGGGACTAATGACATGCAAGACTTGGTCCATGATGTATTTGGGATACCACATGGAACAAATGAATTGAATAGAGAAGGGGACTTTCCTGTTTCAGAGGctgaaaaattttacaaattgatTGATGATTCTCAACAGGATTTGTACAGTGGTTGCAAAAATTTCTCGAAGTTGTCTTTCATTATTCGTTTGCTTCACCTAAAATGCCTTGGTAAGATGAGTAACAAGATTTTTAATATGCTTGTTGAGTTGTTGAGAGAAGCATTTTCGGAGGCCATGACTAATTTGCCTTCTTCTTACTATGAGGCTGAGAAATTGATGAATACATTGGGGCTGGGTTATGAAAAGATCGATGCATGTCCTAATGATTGTTCTCTTTATTGGGGTAGTGCTGAAAAAAGAACTTCATGCGAAACATGTAACGAGCTTAGGTGGGTTGCTTCAGAAAATGATCCAActagtgaaaaaagaaaaatccctCAAAAAGTATTGTGGCATTTTCCTTTAAAATCTAGATTACAAAGActatttatgtcttctaaaattgcatctcaaatGAGATGGCATGAGGAAAAACGTACAAAAGATGGTTGTATGAGACATCCAGCTGATTCTCCAGCTTGGCAAACTTTTGACCATCTACATCCAGAATTTGCTAAGGATTGTCGAAATGTTAGATTGGGGTTGGCATCTGACGGGTTTAATCCATTCAACAACATGAGTTCTACACACAGTACTTGGCCTGTAGTTTTAATACCATATAACTTACCTCCGTGGATGTGTATGAAGCAACCGTACTTCATGTTGTCCTTGTTAATACCCGGACCATCCTCTCCTGGGAATAATATTGATGTTTATCTACAGCCTCTAGTTAAAGAATTGACCGAATTGTGGGATTTTGGCATTCAAACTTATGATGcatcccaaaaagaaaattttcaattgcatgCAGCTCTGTTGTGGACCATTAGTGATTTCCCTGGATATGCAATGTTATCTGGCTGGAGCACTAAAG ATAGTAAGCATAAATTTAGAAAGCAAGCCCAATTCTTTGATGGCACCGAAGAACATGGAAAGCGACCACCATTGCAAACCGGGGATATGATTGTGAGTGAATTGGGAGACTtgcaaattaaatttggaaaacttGTGAAAGGTAATCCGAAGCTGCCTTTCAATTGGAAAAAGAGGAGTATTTTCTTTGACTTGCCATATTGGAAAGATAATGTCTTAAGACACAATCTTGACTTCATGCACATTGAGAAGAATGTTTGTGAAAATATTTGGGGGACATTGCTGGATATTGAGGATAAAGCAAAGGACCATTATAATTCCCGCCGTGATTTGAGAGAAATGGGAATAAGAAAAGAGCTGCATCCCATTGAGACAGAACCTGGAAAGGTTTACTTACCTCCATCTTCCTTTGCAATGgataaaaaacagaaaactatGTTTTGCAATGTGCTAAAAAAAGTGAAAGTTCCAGATGGTTATGCAGCTAACATCTCAAGATGCGTTCGAGTAAAGCCACCAAGAATTTCGGGGCTTAAAAGTCATGATAATCATATTCTAATGCAGCAATTGATGCCTATAGCTTTGAGAAAGACTTTGCCAAAATCAGTGCGCTATCCTTTGATTTGA